The Cotesia glomerata isolate CgM1 linkage group LG9, MPM_Cglom_v2.3, whole genome shotgun sequence region aatttcgaaaataattttttttctcaaatgaaTATTCGATACTGTCTGTCAGATCCAATGTAAAACATTCCAAGATCAAGAaccatttataaataaaaatttaattaaataaacatttttccgtggactgaattgtgaatctaaaccattTTCGAATCCACCTAAAGATACACaaaaagtttcattaaaattggtccagccgtttagaaaaagttcagtgacaaacacacgcacagagaaaatatatatataaatatatataaagattaataatataataatgtgtcggaagataaaaaagtttttattaaccaagtttaaaaaaaaaataaaataaagttaacaaatgtctacaaaatttaatatttattactagttcgttttttctatttttctttaataatagataattcacttattttattagtcataatattgatcatagtaataataaaatttgtttgataattatatttttaattgttatttttaattacaattaatcgAAGCTGTAACATAGTCTGACGTTCGACGGCGCGGTATTCTGACAGCGCCTGGCGCTCGGCGCGctgtgataaattaatttatattgtttaaacaaatcgcgagcagtgaaatttttttctgaaatcttaaactttaataaataacgcatgtaaccgataaaaaaagacttcattttttcaccgagaagttagtgaaattttcatttgttaacttaaaagttaattaacaatatgataataaacaaataatttttagttattaatattttattaaaatataaacattttaaaaacaaatccttcaagttccattaatttaactttaacggttgatttacaatccattttttaatcaaaagtacctaaaattttcattgcaaaaaaaattattgttaaaatcgaaatttttaaaaatcgtttcggggatcattttatcttggtatgtacttataaaaaagatacatgaacttaattttcatgatcaAGTGGAAAATAGGGGGTCCAGTTGACGTGATCTTGCTcattttcaaaccgcactaacttttaaatgaatcaaccgattttcacgcggttggcagtatttgacgcaatttttttagtttcatgaagaatctttaagtttgaattgataaaactaggaaatttggagtaattccaaaaaaacattttttttggttttctttcgttcatgatatttcttgaacgaattgaccaattttgaccggcttgacggcgatcgacgtaacTTTTTTatgctaatagctgattagtttttgaaatcgatcagtgcagccgtttaaaagttattccaaaaaatgtcggagttaatttaaaaaaacacttgtttccaaatattttatcaaggatatctctcgaaccaatcaaccgatttccacgtttttggcggcgatcgacgcggttttttaagctctgaaattattttatatcatcaaaaacgatccgagaagaaatgacgaagttatgtcaaaaaaacacttatttcggttttctttcgttcacgatacctttcgaacgaatcaaccgatttcgaccggattagcgataatcggcgtggtttttcaagcttaagggcggattagttttttaagttgatcgatatagccgtttaaaagatattccaaaaaaaccactttcaaaaatgatttttttcttattttttttgagatttttcaaaatttttcaaaatttatcggtccgaatcggttcaaattcttaggaaatctaagtttgagggaactctttagaacgccgtttggtacgttccgatcggttcagtcgttcaaaagttataagcgagtcacatagtcacacacacacatacacatacacatacacatacacatacaaacagacatagtgacaacctcgcggggataatcaggaaagcttcctgtgaccttcaaacgtcgagatctgatgaaaactcgatttttgcaaaatggggtgaaaataataacttcccgatttttgaaaatctttgattttcttagcgggaagttaaaaataaaagtacaaGAACAagatgtataaaaaatatagtataatttataatcGGCATAATGTCATTTACtgaatttccaaatttttatacaataaatGTTTAAGGGTAACGAACAAACTtgctaattaataattgtgttATATTACTACaaaataacttattgaaaactattaatattatttatgataattatgtTGATAACAAAATTcacaataatattgataatcataatgatattctacaaaagaaaaaaattagaaagaaaaaaaggtAGCTTTGATCACAAGGATCTTGAAAACATCGGAAAGTTCAATGGATAGTTATATGCTTCCTTAAATCTAAACAGTGATAACTTACTTTCCACTTAACGACTAAATAGTAAACAGTCATTCATTATATTTTCACCAATCGATTCGATTCAAGAAAGTATAATTCACTCAATAAATATCGTTCATTGATTGGTACGGTAATTGcacttaataataatgatgaccGGTTAAcagatgaatatttaaatgaataaatacttaaataatCGTAATAGTATTCTCACGTAGCGATAGTACAACGACTGTAAGTATAGCTGTAAATAATCGTAACAATAATCTTTTCCTTGGGTAACAttgtaatgaaataataaagatataaatataaatgtatgtatacGTATATCTAATGTACAtgtatgaaatttaataacactaaaatcataaataatggGGCGATGCTGCGGAACAGCCCCACGACGGCGAGAACGGTGTCACAGATCTAGAACACGCACGGCATCATATTTATCCAGTTTGTGTTGTATCAACCTTATATGAAACTCGTCATTAATCGTGCCGCGTTAAATTCCACTTGCTTCCTTTCCTCTTGCATTCGCATTTAATACGAGTTTTGCCGGAGCAAGCTAAAAAATTAGAGATCGTGATAGAACGGAAAAAACACTTTACTTAAGATTGATTTATTGCCGGAATTTATGCCTTCAACTtcatttttatcttaacaTTCCCTCTTTTTTATATGCATCAATTGCCAGTAAATAAAGATAATCATCTTCAATATTCGTGAGTAAATTATCAACATTTTGATTCAAAGAAGTATGCTATCTATTAAACTTTCCGTTGCTTTCAAGATCTTTGGAACCAAAGTTGCTCTTATTTGGTTAATTTATCacttattttacataataTCATTAACAATATCGCTTTcgtcatttttaatatcatcagtatcatcattatcatgaaTATTACCATCATGAtatatatcattatcattGTCAATATCATTATAATGGGTAATataatcattattgttattgacaatataatcaaaaaatcCCTATGATGATCAACATCATAactatcattataattataataatcaatatgataataatgaatatcaatattatcatTTTGTTTACGATAATGAAGAAGGTGACAATAAAAGTCGCATATAAAAGAATCTAAAAAACCATGTGAACGAATGTGCTCTTGTTTTTGTTTACATCGCTTGAGAACCCGTTGATCAAGACAGAGAGGAAACACCTTTACCTCCCGCACAACTAACCTAGTAGAGTATAAGAGTATATTAACCACCTTGATGTCTATTCCTCATATATAATACTCATAATACAACTTCTCCTCATATAATTTCCTCCTTTTTGTCTTCTGTCCTTGTCTCGATTCTCACTTGCAGCAACTATCCTCAATGGTCTCTATGTTCTCCATCCACACGAATGCAGCCCGTCCATCGATTCAGGATCCCTCCACCTCCAGAGTATGCTCTAATGGTGGGCACCAGACTCGGATCTACTATGCGAGATCTACGTATATAAAGTGACCGGGGCGAGACGCAGGACCAGAAGCCTTGCACGCATCGATTAAAGAACTGCATATCCGTCATTATAGTCTCACTAATACActatcttataattttttcggcGTAGCAAGGTTCGCGATAATCATTTTCGCGAGtgactttttttttggcttcGTGATAATAGAGGTGAGCTTTTTTCCATCAGTGTCAGTCAACCTGTCCTTTATCCTTCCCTAATTTAACTTGTGATCATCAATGTTACCGTGAATattaacataattattaatagtaataataataacaataataacagcCATTTATCACACAGATAAAATGAAAGGAGCAATAGTACTGTTAGTAACGTGCCTAATCAGCGCAACATTCGGTAATCCGATGGATAAAATCGAGAAAATCGGAGTAATTGAGCACCACCAGCAGCAGCAGACTGTGACCTTGACCGAGCGTGCCAAGTACGAGGAAGAGTTGATGCGTAAATTGAATAACAAGTGCTCGCAAAATGACATAAGCAGTTGTGTAATGCTAAAGCTGGTCACTTACATGAACAAGTTGCTCAAAAAAGCCTCCATCGAGCTGACAGACGATATCGAAATCCGAAAAACTAGCCAAGCAACCGAAGAAGTCATCACCTACGAAGCAGGACGCAGCAGTGATGACGATTCTGAATTCATGGACCTCGTAACTGGAAAAATCTACGCGTTCATCAAGTCCCGGAGCATCAAATGGCGAGTGTTGCCTGAGGACGATGTCGTAGTTTCTGCCTCTGAAGACGAGACCGGATCTTTCAACCTTGGACTGTCTTTAGAAAGAGCCGACAACTCTGTGGTTGATGGTAAGTCCTTAAATTCCTGATTTTCTGTGctaatttttgacattttttatgcCTACCTTCCTTTTTTTGACTCACTTAGGCCGCGGGAAAAAGGGCAACAACATGGGACCTCTTCTAGCAGCAGCAGTTCTCAAAATCGGGCTGATCGGGGCCCTAGCCTTCAAAGGATTAGCTTTGTTAGTGGGTAAAGCTCTGCTCCTTTCGAAGATCGCGCTTCTTTTAGCGAGTATCATCGGTTTGAAGAAGCTCTTTTCACACCAGAAACACGTTACTTATGAGGTTGTGGCGCACCCACATCACTCCGCCAGTCACTCCTTCAGCGAAGGCCATGGCCATGACAGTTACTCTTCTGGTTGGGCGAGAAACTTTCACGGGCAAGTCTTACCCACAGAGCAGCGGTCAGCGCAGGAATTGGCGTACTCTGCTCACATTCCTGCTGCTGCTCAGCAATCGGTAAATTAGAGTTCGGGAACTTATCCGCTATCGGTTTATCATCCATTAACATTacctaatatttatttattttaattataatatttatttactcccTGACATTCGCCCggttttttacttaaattcgATTATTAGTGGTTTATTCATGACTTACGACGTGTGTATATTCTATCGAACCCCATACTCGGACCACTGACGCCATTTTCTACGCACATACTGTAGTGACTAGTGACGGTagttgtaaatataaaattttaattgaatttattcattttaattagtataatataatttatttatacttgtACAGAAGACAGTAACTAACTAATACATTGACCGATACGGACgttgtaattattagttattattgataattaataattatttttaaacttgcGACTATTCTTAATGTAAGTCTCGTCATAACTCATTGAATTGTTGATCTTTTGTCATCGTTCATCTCATTGCCTCTTTATTTAAGGCTTCTCTTTTTGTATAATAACTTATTGTTGTGTTATATGTTTgataaatatgtatttattgtttttaataaaaatattgtttatttattaagttaaattttaatttattcatcaaaATTAGTATGCTAATCATTAggtattaattatgaaaaaaaaattttataatttttttggggCGACGTTCTGctctaatttttcataattcggATCAGTGATAGAATTTTAATGagatcaatatttaaaattcaaaattttgaaaacgcTCTGATTATTTCTCTGGAATTAATAACTTTCTttgcaattaataattgaagaaattatataaataaaagcttaaagaatttattaaaaaaaaaaagttttttgctccaattttatttaataaaatagaatcttaaattcaacaaaaaatttattttttttttcaattagaaGAGACTCCATTGCACAAAATTGCCTGCAAATTAACTAAAATGTTttaagaaaaagtaaaaaaaaaaaaaaataaaaaattcgaaaaattatagatttttctcataaaaattaaaaatgtgaatacAACTAAacgtctaattattttttttttaatttttttgtgaaaagtaCAGGTAACAAGAAaagttttctaaaaaaaatgtcgtaAGTCATATTTGAAAAAGTTGcagctaattaaaaaaaaaaaaaaaattgtaaaatttataaaaaagtgaaatttttttttttatttttaaaaatttttaacaaaatttgggttgaaaaatttttaatttgacaagaaataactcaaaaaataggTAACCAATAACAAGGAGCTAAAACAATGAATCCTAAGAAATCGAAAGTCGACAAAAAACGGTGAAAAAGAAGATATTGTCTCTCataaatgtataataataattaataaaaataaaatatatccgAAAAAGTTGTAGTGTATCTGGAGAAAGCGGGATGAATCGAGGCCGACTcatttgaatgaatttttacgcACCTTGTGCTCTAGCACACAGcatacattattttttctttccttGCCACGATCATcatcattgttattatcattatttcttggttaattttttaagttatttatttgaataactTCGGTGAGCACTCTTTTATCCTTGATCACTCTCAGAAGACGAGGTCAAGAGTATCTCTGAGATACTATATACAGCTTGCAGCGGGCAGCGAGTTTCGATCACTTGGCACCACATTCAATTCGGGCGCGGTATAACGGGATTACTCGATGATTCATAAGCATCTGATAGTGCCCACCAACAAGCAATATCCTCTTAACcgcatttttatttatcattttattattatttcattacttattatacgTATCATACATAGATCTATTCATTagactgtttaaaaaaaaattgactactttttttttcttcaatttatcgaaaatacttttaaaaacaacgaaattttaatttttcatttgattaatacgaaaattttactttcttatttttgagttttagaaCTCATCTACGAATTGTCATACTGGCAAGACCAGGGCAtgtttttttaggaaatttaacgttcttcaaaaaaagtctcttatgatttttcacTAAATTTGTTCGTTCGCAATGTATTTGAACTCAAAGTTAacattatgataaattttaaatgatagcCAAATTTTGTTCCAAAtacagtttttgaagttttttaaattttgagattATGTCGATTCTATTACAATGGTAGGTTTTGTCATTAAACCATATTTTAGACCCTTACTATTACAatataatgaatttaatataattactgaactttacagatttaaaaatgaagttttttgaACCCTTGTGTGATCGTTGTTTACAGATATTACGAGCAGCTAATAAAGCATgtttatgatatatttgtatttaaaaaaaactatctcTCGGTTTAGCGAGGTTTATCTATAGGTTTTCATTAAAAGGCCTCTGGGCTTAGCTTAGTTActgaaatgattaaattacacttaatattttttgatttggaatCAAGAATCAATTTGATGTAgagataatttttcataatcaaaTTATGCCGTATAAcgttttacaataaaaatacgataccatataattattttctctacataaaaaaaacaatgtattttttataaccatTCTTTCAATTCTATCAatctaatgaaattttattatcaactgaAGTTACAACGAgagttgaaatatttttatgttacaaattttcaatttttatttcaaatatttggattaacccgagtcgaaaaaatgaacttaCATGAGCttaaatcaattgttttagTATAGCAGTTAagtttatttaagttaatttttttaactcgagaaaaattaaaaaataatgtcatAAATCCAATATtggaattataaataaaattatttttttttttagagttagtaaatgaaaaaaaatttcaatttgagTGCTTTAATTATCCAATTCTCTTTTTAATGCATTATTTGAAATCTTGGTTATGGGATTGTAAAAAGTATCGAATTAGAACTTTGATACTCACTTTTTATTCAAGAGtctatacaaatttttattaacagaacaaatattcattaatttgaataaatatttatcaacagttaataaattttattgaataaatgatttaataacagttaataaatcttatgaatcaaaaattttaagaactgctaataaatattaattaaatcatctaacgtaaaaaaataatttatcaacaattatAAGAGCTCATTAAATACTAACAGATTATCTTATCAACGTACAATgtacagaaaataaaaaatcctaGCAACATAAAAACATATCGACGCGTGCAAAGCCGTCGATAAGTTATAAACAATTGAGCCAGCGGTTTCGAATTACAGCTCTAGTTATACTCTCACGGCATCTGAGTGCGttttacttatatatattaacggacgtatatatattatacaaacTTGTTCCCATCTTCTTAGCCATAATAAGAATTACAATGACGATTACCTCccagtataaattaaaataacgacaatatcaataataataataatcaaataatcaCAAAGAACAGTACGCGCTTGGTTAAGTTAAGCATAGTACATCTTCATATaggtatatgtatatatgtgtatatgtatGGTAGTGACGTATAGAGAAGTGGAACAGAAGAGAAAGGTATACGGAGATGAACTAGATTCATTAATCGATCTTTTTCTCTCTTTATCTCAGCTTGTTCACTCTTATCTCCTCGCTCGTATTTTCTTCCCACCAATTTTCAGTTTTACTCATTACCATACTCTCAGCTGAGCTATAGCACAAtaatatgcaaaaaaaaaaaaaataaataaaacacaaataaaatctaaataaataaaatgtgttACACTAAACTCATgagtgtttaaataaaaaccagCTGTTAAGTTCTTGACATAATATTGACTGAAATTATTTAGCTATTAAATCTAACAATTCAGTCCCATAAAAACCGAGCGACTGATGGACTTTGGATTCCTGgaaacattaaattaataatattttatatttattacttattatttattataaattataaatttaacgtTCATGCTAAATACACCTTTTGTAACGCTCTAAAACACCCGGTTttgttattcatttatttatatatctaaAAGTAGTCTAAATATATGAACAAACTTAAgagtaaacataaaaattataaggaGCAAGTCAAGAGTAAAAGAAGGAGAAGAAAATTGGACAAGCGAAACGGaagtttaatttaacttttatcttacttttaaaaaagGTAAATACGAAAAACTGTGAATCTGGTGTGCAGAGATCCAGAAagaatttgtttttgtttacGGTAATTGCTTAACGTCAGTCTTGTAGTACTAaaatcttcaataaaaaaaataagtacttGCCGAGGAGCAATCTATATAAATCCAATGATGCTTTACAATAGAGTTAGTCATCTTTGGGTTGCTGGTAAGATACGAATCTAAGGTGGTCCTGatactaattataataagtgccaaatttaatttttttgttataatagttcaagtttttttttaaattaaaatgaagttCATTTACTGTggattgatattgtttttggTAGCGACATATGGAGACTGTTTGAGGGACTATCAGGACCCTTGGAAGGGCCTGCCGATGTTGTGCGCCAAAGAGGACCCAAGAAATGTATCACTTTCTTGCCACGGAGTGAGAATTGTGAAAAGAGTTATCCAAGAGTTGTTGGAACGTGCTGCCTCTACGAAGCGCATTCAAATCACCGATGGTATCAGCATTGTTGGTAACAGCGCTGATGATGTGCATTCGATGGATAGAAGAGGAAGGACCCTTAAAAGTACGGTCTTAGGGCTGTTTGAGGGAAAAGAGTTGAGGATTAAGTTGAGCAGTTTGATGCCCTTTGATTTGGAGAGCTTGACTAGTGATGATCAAGGTAATTTTTAGGTCTATCAAGCTAGCATAGACTCATCCATCATGCATTAACTTATTATTcaagtaacaaaatttattttttttgtataatttatatattattaatcgaTAATATTGTCCGTCTAAAATGGATTTTGCTACTGCTAGCTTGAAGAcgctgtaatttttaattaagttctAAAGAAGCTTAGggcattaatatttttgagttttgATAAGAAAGTTGTGAGTTTTCAAATATTTAGGAATATTGCTTTTGggccaatttttgaaaattaagtttttgttTGGTTATATGTAAgagcaattattatttttttatttatttatttatttagtaagtTAACGCCAATCGGCTTTATATAGTAATTGAAGtgaatatacatacatacatacaagaGAGATATCGTAAATTAGTAATGATGGTAATAATAATGGGTGAATTACtaagtttataataataagtaaaaagttataataaaaatacaatgaaTGTTTGTGAGTGAAATTTgaatgtcataaaattttgatattttttagaagTATCTTTAGTGTGTATGAAGATATATCCtttgttattgtttatttccagtgaaaaaattttcatatctgGGCAAATAAGTTCATTTATCGTCCTCTCAAAAAATGTGATAtgtccatatataatttttgatatgccCCGATATGTTTTCATGTATGGctaaatatgaaaattggctgtatcagactatatatggGCATATTAggtcatatatgatcatataagGCCCCATAAGGTTATATGTGATCATCAGGGTGATTCGTTGTGAATGGTTATTTTGTTTACTTCTTCAGCAGAATATTGttttatacaataaaaaaaaatccctaaAAATTTGGGcctttgattttaatttcaaagttttttcattaaaaatacatgGAAAATTCTATAACTTAGCAGTATTAAATGCT contains the following coding sequences:
- the LOC123271899 gene encoding uncharacterized protein LOC123271899; its protein translation is MKFIYCGLILFLVATYGDCLRDYQDPWKGLPMLCAKEDPRNVSLSCHGVRIVKRVIQELLERAASTKRIQITDGISIVGNSADDVHSMDRRGRTLKSTVLGLFEGKELRIKLSSLMPFDLESLTSDDQGRRRNDYGLGGGKKGNNNIFILALLMGKMLGIIGFGTLGFLTMKALMASSLALMLSIVLAAKKFSASSQPSENHIVYAAPAPVEPHRRKRQIEDINLSPYRGWLQTYNNRKSL
- the LOC123271879 gene encoding uncharacterized protein LOC123271879 produces the protein MKGAIVLLVTCLISATFGNPMDKIEKIGVIEHHQQQQTVTLTERAKYEEELMRKLNNKCSQNDISSCVMLKLVTYMNKLLKKASIELTDDIEIRKTSQATEEVITYEAGRSSDDDSEFMDLVTGKIYAFIKSRSIKWRVLPEDDVVVSASEDETGSFNLGLSLERADNSVVDGRGKKGNNMGPLLAAAVLKIGLIGALAFKGLALLVGKALLLSKIALLLASIIGLKKLFSHQKHVTYEVVAHPHHSASHSFSEGHGHDSYSSGWARNFHGQVLPTEQRSAQELAYSAHIPAAAQQSVN